The Lycium barbarum isolate Lr01 chromosome 9, ASM1917538v2, whole genome shotgun sequence genome has a segment encoding these proteins:
- the LOC132609841 gene encoding uncharacterized protein LOC132609841, producing MAAILKQTTKIARQLLSINVTRSIFPRATVSGVRFASSKLSDFSYLEKKTAPRRLPAVYNYLLQADERTHSTGNAPIPKITLSHVSVSFAGYVDTRSHTEDTNAAATKGKTNKPNVKNAKKKKKGAQKQNTSTPSKNRIRSINTAGTKIIMKLDVKNADWLSERVRERIMLMEKSRIKDGELVLTSTKTRKQENNFEDVVAKKQKLLGKFQEIINAASYAPLPPSDGLARKLSKLAVMGKEKNFA from the exons ATGGCAGCAATCTTAAAGCAAACCACTAAGATCGCCAGGCAATTATTAAGCATTAATGTCACGCGCTCGATCTTCCCACGCGCCACCGTGAGCGGCGTTAGGTTTGCGTCGTCGAAATTATCGGATTTCAGTTACCTAGAGAAGAAAACAGCTCCACGAAGATTACCGGCGGTATATAATTACCTTCTTCAAGCTGATGAACGAACTCATTCTACTGGAAATGCACCTATTCCCAAAATTACGCTAA GTCATGTTTCTGTGAGCTTTGCGGGATATGTTGACACTAGAAGTCATACAGAAGATACTAATGCAG CGGCCACAAAGGGTAAGACAAACAAGCCTAACGTGAAGAACgcgaagaaaaagaagaaaggagCTCAGAAGCAAAATACCAGCACAC CAAGCAAAAATCGTATTAGAAGTATTAACACAG CTGGCACAAAAATTATTATGAAGCTTGATGTCAAAAATGCTGATTGGTTGAGTGAAAGAGTCAGGGAGAGGATCATGCTCATG GAAAAGAGTCGGATCAAAGATGGGGAGCTTGTTCTTACTTCAACTAAGACTAGAAAACAAGA GAATAATTTTGAAGATGTTGTGGCCAAAAAGCAGAAATTGCTTGGGAAATTTCAG GAAATAATTAACGCTGCTTCATATGCTCCGCTACCACCTTCTGATGGGCTTGCGAGAAAGCTTTCCAAGTT GGCTGTTATGGGGAAGGAAAAGAATTTTGCATGA